A single region of the Parcubacteria group bacterium genome encodes:
- the ruvA gene encoding Holliday junction branch migration protein RuvA — MIASISGKIIKKTGATAIVDVHGVGYKVSVPASELAELKTGSEAAFFTHLAVKEDALDLYASRDPRVIEWFVMLLNVKGIGPKSALSVMSVARPQDLSAALQAESPDALVNCGVSKKVSERIVLELKAKAKDLIDVQDAATKESIILGGEALQALEALGYSREHAREALKDAEGDDVGAKVRSALKVLGR; from the coding sequence ATGATTGCATCCATTTCAGGAAAAATTATCAAGAAAACAGGCGCTACGGCCATTGTGGATGTGCACGGCGTGGGATACAAGGTGAGCGTCCCGGCCAGTGAACTGGCGGAGCTCAAAACCGGCTCTGAAGCCGCGTTTTTTACGCACCTCGCGGTTAAAGAAGATGCCCTGGATTTGTACGCAAGCCGCGACCCCAGAGTCATTGAGTGGTTTGTGATGCTCTTGAACGTGAAAGGAATCGGCCCCAAGTCAGCGCTTTCCGTGATGTCCGTGGCGCGTCCGCAGGATCTTTCCGCGGCCTTGCAGGCCGAGTCTCCGGACGCATTGGTGAACTGCGGGGTGAGCAAGAAAGTCAGCGAGCGCATTGTGCTGGAGCTCAAGGCGAAGGCAAAAGATTTGATAGACGTGCAGGATGCGGCCACCAAGGAGTCCATCATTCTTGGCGGGGAAGCCTTGCAGGCTTTGGAGGCCCTGGGCTACTCCCGCGAGCACGCACGCGAGGCGCTCAAAGATGCGGAAGGCGATGATGTGGGCGCCAAAGTGAGGAGCGCGCTGAAAGTCTTGGGCAGGTAG
- a CDS encoding peptidoglycan bridge formation glycyltransferase FemA/FemB family protein → MWREVDDKVTWNDAVSVQPNARFLQSWEWGEFQESLGRAVKRLSWNDEVLVQAIKMPLPLSNHYWYIPHGPLLSKSAPGWQDELKETLNDGALFVRVDPVNDFVIKGARIMRATQPQCTRILDLSQSEDALKNRMRQKTRYNIRLAEKRGVNISTGSISDFLRLNAETKTRDKFASHPDEYYQNMVASLPKDFIKIYQASYQNTIIASNIIILYGDTATYTHGASSNEHRETMAPYLLHWRIIQELKKQGIRHYDLWGINPADESHRAYKKSWQGISRFKEGFGGAAACYPNSFDVIYNSWLYTMYTFLRKFR, encoded by the coding sequence ATGTGGCGGGAAGTTGATGATAAAGTCACATGGAATGATGCGGTCAGCGTCCAGCCAAACGCGCGGTTTTTGCAGTCATGGGAATGGGGCGAGTTCCAGGAATCACTCGGCCGCGCTGTTAAGCGCCTTTCCTGGAATGATGAAGTCCTCGTGCAGGCGATTAAGATGCCTTTGCCTCTGTCAAACCACTACTGGTACATCCCGCACGGGCCGCTTTTATCCAAAAGCGCGCCAGGCTGGCAGGATGAGCTCAAAGAAACTCTAAATGACGGAGCGCTGTTCGTGCGCGTGGATCCGGTTAATGATTTTGTGATTAAAGGCGCGCGAATTATGCGCGCAACCCAGCCGCAGTGCACGCGGATTCTGGATTTGTCGCAATCCGAGGATGCCCTGAAGAACCGCATGCGCCAGAAGACGCGGTACAACATCCGTTTGGCGGAAAAACGCGGGGTTAACATCAGCACAGGTTCAATCAGCGATTTTTTGCGGCTCAACGCCGAAACCAAAACACGGGACAAGTTCGCTTCACATCCGGACGAGTACTATCAAAACATGGTCGCGTCACTGCCGAAAGATTTCATCAAAATTTACCAGGCGTCATATCAAAACACAATCATCGCCAGCAATATAATCATACTGTACGGAGATACGGCAACCTACACGCACGGCGCTTCATCAAATGAACACCGGGAGACAATGGCTCCGTATCTTTTGCACTGGCGCATCATCCAAGAACTTAAAAAACAGGGGATCAGGCATTATGATCTCTGGGGCATCAATCCTGCAGATGAGTCGCACCGCGCATACAAAAAATCCTGGCAGGGCATTTCCAGGTTTAAGGAAGGGTTTGGCGGCGCGGCCGCGTGCTATCCGAATTCGTTTGACGTAATCTACAACTCGTGGTTGTATACTATGTATACATTCTTAAGAAAATTCCGTTAG
- a CDS encoding NTP transferase domain-containing protein, whose protein sequence is MIRKIVIPAAGKGTRMLDLAKDRPKHLIDVLDKPFLYYVLNNIQNAGYEEIVLVVGNHAEKMVEFSQGIGKEFPLTLIDQFKAMGAERYGTAIPVLAAAEAVGDENFVCIYGDNLYSPRDLAAIRELDDEYAWLSLLEVPNPEKYGVPIVEGDVVRDFVEKPKTFISNWVSIGCYKFTPAIFAEAAKVGKSERGEYELTDAISSLAKQGKVRARKMLDYWMDFGNPDDIKKVGDFLQQKK, encoded by the coding sequence ATGATCAGAAAAATCGTCATTCCCGCGGCAGGCAAAGGCACGCGCATGCTGGACCTTGCAAAGGACCGCCCAAAACATTTGATTGATGTGCTTGATAAGCCGTTCCTCTATTACGTGCTTAACAATATCCAGAACGCGGGGTACGAAGAAATTGTTCTGGTGGTGGGCAACCACGCGGAAAAAATGGTTGAGTTTAGCCAAGGCATCGGCAAAGAGTTTCCCTTAACGCTCATTGACCAGTTCAAGGCGATGGGCGCCGAGCGCTATGGGACTGCGATTCCGGTACTTGCCGCAGCCGAAGCGGTTGGGGACGAGAATTTCGTATGCATCTATGGAGATAATTTGTACAGCCCGCGCGATTTGGCTGCCATCCGGGAGCTGGATGATGAGTACGCCTGGCTTTCTCTGCTGGAAGTTCCGAATCCGGAAAAGTACGGCGTGCCTATTGTAGAGGGTGATGTGGTGCGCGATTTTGTGGAGAAGCCTAAAACATTCATCTCAAACTGGGTGTCAATCGGATGCTATAAGTTTACGCCCGCCATTTTCGCGGAGGCGGCCAAGGTGGGCAAGTCCGAGCGCGGGGAGTATGAGCTCACGGACGCCATTTCATCATTGGCGAAACAAGGAAAAGTGCGCGCGCGGAAGATGCTGGATTACTGGATGGATTTCGGCAATCCGGATGATATCAAAAAGGTGGGTGATTTTTTACAGCAGAAAAAATAA
- a CDS encoding DsrE family protein, producing the protein MKFGIILQSNKPEHAWNTFRFGITALKANHQVEIFLMSEGSELDAIQDTKDFDISAKVAEFRELKGVIYACGSCLKVRGKEAGSVCPVSTMSDLLNMVEDSDKVLVFG; encoded by the coding sequence ATGAAGTTCGGCATCATCCTGCAATCCAACAAACCCGAACACGCCTGGAATACGTTCCGTTTCGGCATCACCGCGCTCAAAGCCAACCACCAGGTGGAGATTTTCTTGATGAGCGAAGGCTCGGAATTGGACGCCATCCAGGACACCAAAGATTTTGACATCTCTGCAAAAGTGGCGGAATTCAGAGAATTGAAAGGCGTAATATATGCGTGCGGTTCCTGCCTCAAGGTTCGCGGAAAGGAAGCGGGCAGCGTGTGCCCGGTTTCCACGATGTCCGATTTGCTCAACATGGTTGAGGATTCGGACAAAGTCTTGGTGTTTGGTTAA
- a CDS encoding DUF4406 domain-containing protein, protein MIKIVFIAGPYIGDGTVEAIERNIREAEKYQIALANREVGFFCPHNHTEHFSSKKGATPPEKFYYDLDFQFLMRAADAVLAMPNWEKSRGAKREVEWGLEKGMKVFYPKDPTDIEEIVQWAKPNESITCYK, encoded by the coding sequence ATGATTAAGATCGTTTTTATCGCAGGTCCTTACATAGGAGACGGAACAGTTGAGGCTATTGAGCGCAATATCCGCGAAGCGGAAAAATATCAGATTGCGCTCGCCAACAGAGAAGTCGGCTTTTTCTGCCCCCACAACCACACCGAACATTTTAGCAGCAAGAAAGGCGCTACTCCGCCCGAGAAGTTTTACTATGATCTGGATTTTCAATTTCTTATGCGCGCGGCAGATGCAGTTTTAGCCATGCCGAATTGGGAAAAATCGCGGGGCGCAAAAAGAGAAGTGGAGTGGGGGTTGGAAAAAGGAATGAAGGTATTTTACCCGAAGGACCCAACAGATATTGAGGAGATTGTACAATGGGCAAAACCGAATGAAAGTATTACTTGCTACAAATAA
- a CDS encoding type II toxin-antitoxin system mRNA interferase toxin, RelE/StbE family: MEIFTTPKFDRRYKKLPIHIQLKAEQREDIFAQNVHDPRLETHKLHGKDKDCWAYSIDRNYRIKFLFKDGGNILYINVGTHDEVY; encoded by the coding sequence ATGGAAATTTTTACCACGCCGAAATTTGACAGGCGGTATAAGAAGCTCCCGATTCACATACAATTGAAAGCTGAACAAAGGGAAGATATATTCGCGCAAAACGTGCATGATCCGCGCCTGGAGACACATAAATTGCACGGCAAAGACAAGGATTGCTGGGCGTATTCAATTGACCGAAATTACAGAATAAAATTTTTATTTAAAGACGGGGGGAATATTTTGTATATAAATGTCGGTACCCACGACGAAGTCTATTGA
- the murE gene encoding UDP-N-acetylmuramyl-tripeptide synthetase — translation MLKQCVKKFIPRLFLSAYHKALAIAANIIYWFPSHQLITIGVTGTKGKSSTVIMITRILEEAGFAVGSMNTVFFKIGGKEWQNNKKQGMLGRFALQKMLRAMVRKKCTHAVIEVTSEGVAQHRHWGIAFDVLVFTNLTPEHIESHGSYERYRAAKQLVFRNLSKTRRKTIGGSQVKKVIIANAEDAEASQFLKFKADEKWSVSSDPACLPVLKNNFEAHLCADEVKDTEQGASLSLEGRYIQLPFHGAFMARNALLAIAASRSLGVALSACEQALENMGPIPGRVEMLKTKSNATVIIDYAHEPQSFEAIFKLGRSLAGAHRVISVFGATGGGRDAAKRPVMGALAGCHSDIIILTTDDPYDDDPQAIINDILPGIAQSPKKWNQGKNLWSIVDRAQAIKRSLALAQSGDIVLLLGKGSEPVMAVAHGKHVPWSDRSVVESLTS, via the coding sequence ATGTTGAAGCAATGTGTCAAAAAATTTATCCCGCGATTGTTCCTCTCCGCGTACCACAAGGCGCTCGCCATCGCCGCGAACATCATCTATTGGTTTCCCTCGCACCAGCTCATCACCATTGGGGTCACGGGCACCAAGGGAAAATCCTCAACCGTCATCATGATCACCCGCATTTTGGAGGAAGCGGGGTTTGCGGTCGGGTCCATGAATACCGTGTTTTTTAAGATCGGCGGCAAGGAGTGGCAGAATAATAAAAAGCAGGGCATGCTCGGCCGTTTTGCCCTGCAAAAAATGCTCCGCGCTATGGTGCGCAAAAAGTGCACGCACGCAGTGATAGAGGTTACGAGCGAGGGCGTTGCCCAGCACCGGCACTGGGGTATTGCGTTTGACGTACTGGTGTTCACCAACCTAACGCCCGAGCACATTGAGTCGCACGGGTCGTACGAGCGCTACCGCGCGGCCAAGCAGCTCGTTTTCAGGAACCTCTCAAAAACGCGGCGCAAAACCATAGGTGGAAGCCAGGTCAAAAAAGTGATTATTGCGAACGCAGAGGATGCGGAAGCTTCGCAGTTCCTCAAGTTCAAGGCGGATGAGAAATGGTCAGTGAGCTCGGACCCAGCCTGCCTTCCCGTGCTCAAGAACAATTTTGAAGCGCACCTGTGCGCCGATGAGGTGAAGGATACAGAACAGGGGGCGTCCCTCTCATTGGAGGGGCGCTACATCCAGCTCCCGTTCCACGGAGCGTTCATGGCGCGCAACGCTTTGCTCGCCATTGCCGCAAGCCGCTCGCTCGGGGTAGCGCTTTCCGCGTGCGAGCAGGCGCTTGAGAACATGGGGCCCATCCCCGGCCGCGTGGAAATGCTCAAAACAAAATCCAACGCCACCGTGATTATTGATTACGCACACGAACCGCAGTCTTTTGAGGCTATTTTCAAGCTCGGCCGATCGCTTGCGGGAGCGCACCGCGTCATCAGCGTGTTCGGCGCAACCGGCGGAGGCCGCGACGCCGCAAAGCGGCCGGTTATGGGCGCGCTCGCCGGCTGCCACTCGGATATAATCATCCTCACCACGGATGATCCCTACGACGACGACCCGCAGGCTATCATCAACGACATTTTGCCGGGCATCGCGCAATCGCCAAAGAAGTGGAACCAAGGGAAAAATCTGTGGAGTATTGTTGACCGCGCCCAGGCCATCAAGCGCAGCCTCGCGCTCGCCCAATCCGGGGACATTGTCCTGCTTCTAGGCAAGGGGTCAGAGCCGGTCATGGCAGTCGCGCACGGGAAGCACGTACCCTGGAGCGACCGCAGCGTGGTGGAATCATTAACATCGTAG